A section of the Leminorella richardii genome encodes:
- a CDS encoding DUF4272 domain-containing protein gives MTILFNVYSTLRTPPAPAFSHQLVHRRDRTDPELQPHLNGFMGYVHEKSGGEMTAHLYHLLQHISRVQTQFSLEIEEDSLDAFFDWMKQVNGICFCTNGAVISPEGELLATPGDEEITGSVPYPADALARKASHDAYCRTLGVHVANSLPPVLGEGEAVLRSPKEVAERCVALLCVAARALALSQGERDNIEQIYARLPQAVSLLSAEEARFMSDSPPDKQDIINAVWRYEALAGLLWSLGKTEHLALPTDICDVDEVTNLILAGDTQSFIDSARLRPAAEILDALDLCYRLHWVVREAGQRGEEVPANLSASVVSERHYALNWLVCFEDAQWDEVDTPT, from the coding sequence ATGACGATTTTATTCAACGTTTATTCCACACTGCGCACGCCGCCAGCGCCAGCGTTTTCTCATCAGCTTGTTCATCGCCGCGATCGTACAGATCCTGAGCTTCAGCCGCATTTAAACGGGTTTATGGGCTATGTGCATGAGAAAAGCGGTGGCGAGATGACGGCGCATTTATATCACTTACTGCAACATATCAGTCGCGTGCAGACCCAGTTTAGTTTAGAGATTGAGGAAGACAGCCTAGACGCATTTTTTGACTGGATGAAGCAGGTGAACGGCATCTGCTTTTGTACGAATGGCGCGGTTATTTCTCCCGAAGGGGAGCTGTTAGCGACACCAGGGGATGAAGAGATAACGGGCTCAGTGCCTTATCCTGCGGACGCTTTGGCGCGAAAAGCAAGTCATGATGCCTATTGTCGAACGCTGGGCGTTCACGTTGCCAATTCTTTACCGCCGGTGCTGGGTGAAGGTGAAGCGGTGTTACGCTCGCCTAAAGAGGTGGCTGAGCGCTGTGTAGCGCTGCTGTGCGTAGCGGCGCGGGCGTTGGCTCTTTCTCAAGGGGAGCGCGATAATATTGAACAGATTTATGCACGCCTGCCGCAGGCGGTATCTCTGTTAAGTGCGGAAGAGGCGCGCTTTATGTCTGATTCACCGCCAGATAAGCAAGACATCATTAACGCAGTGTGGCGCTATGAGGCGCTGGCAGGACTGCTGTGGAGTTTAGGCAAAACGGAGCACCTCGCCTTGCCTACTGATATTTGTGATGTTGATGAGGTCACCAATCTTATTCTAGCCGGAGATACGCAAAGCTTTATCGACTCAGCGCGACTTCGCCCGGCGGCTGAGATTTTAGACGCATTGGATTTATGTTATCGCCTGCACTGGGTGGTTCGTGAAGCTGGGCAGCGCGGAGAGGAAGTGCCCGCAAACCTGTCAGCTAGCGTAGTAAGCGAACGTCACTATGCCCTGAACTGGCTGGTATGCTTTGAGGATGCGCAGTGGGATGAAGTCGATACGCCCACTTGA
- the glnE gene encoding bifunctional [glutamate--ammonia ligase]-adenylyl-L-tyrosine phosphorylase/[glutamate--ammonia-ligase] adenylyltransferase: protein MLPLSPLLETQRLKRQSDLAAQEPSAVNLSLEDGVALALSDFVSESLALQPDWLKELHQVPPQGDDAQRYREWLEEAMADAVDEVSLMRALRLFRRRMLTRISWAQSLSLCTTQQTLAQLSELAEVLIVSARDWLYEQCCREWGTPVNSEGEAQPLLILGMGKLGGGELNFSSDIDLIFAYPENGETQGGRRQLDNAQFFTRLGQRLIKALDQVTMEGFVYRVDMRLRPFGDGGPLVFSFSALEDYYQEQGRDWERYAMVKARVMGDAGEPYAEELKRMLRPFVFRRYIDFSVIQSLRGMKGMISREVRRRGLADNIKLGAGGIREIEFIAQVFQLIRGGREPQLQGNALLPTLLAIAELELLTKEQADALRESYLYLRRLENLLQAIDDQQTQTLPTDALNRERLAYGMGCVDWSAMMAELEIHTQAVREIFSSLIGEDAQEGEEDRGCQGYATLWQDELSEEELTALMPKLDEGVRRAVGEHLDAFRHDLDKRAVGQRGRDVLDRLMPRLLADVCQRNDADSLLPRLTHLIACIVTRTTYLELLVEYPSAMTHLIRLCAASPMVAQQLADYPILLDELLDVNSLYQAIPLSAYRDELRQFLLRVPEEDEEQRLEALRQFKQTHILRTAAADISGALPVMKVSDHLTYLAEAIIAAVVRQAWFQMTARYGQPTHLHDRDGLGFAVIGYGKLGGIELGYGSDLDLVFLNDCPDNISTDGPRSIDGRQFYLRLAQRIMHLFSARMASGILYEVDARLRPSGESGLLVTTLAAFDEYQRKEAWTWEHQALVRSRLVYGDAPLQAAFDRVRHDTLCLERDEETLKREVREMREKMRGHLGGKSDTLFDLKADEGGITDIEFIAQYLVLRYAHDKPQLTRWPDNVRIFELMANHQIMDEEEAMALTRAYVSMRDEIHRMALQEKAGKVTMDAFLPEREQVRISWQKWLGE, encoded by the coding sequence ATGCTACCGCTTTCTCCATTGCTTGAAACCCAGCGCCTTAAGCGACAGAGCGATCTTGCCGCTCAGGAACCTTCCGCCGTGAACCTCTCTTTGGAGGACGGTGTTGCGCTGGCCTTGAGTGATTTCGTCAGTGAAAGTCTGGCGCTTCAGCCTGACTGGCTGAAGGAGCTGCATCAGGTTCCTCCGCAGGGGGATGATGCCCAGCGCTATCGCGAGTGGCTGGAGGAAGCCATGGCCGATGCGGTGGATGAGGTTTCACTGATGAGAGCGCTGCGCCTGTTTCGCCGTCGAATGCTGACGCGCATTTCTTGGGCGCAGAGCCTGTCTCTGTGCACCACACAGCAGACGCTGGCGCAGCTCAGCGAACTGGCGGAGGTGCTCATTGTCAGTGCGCGCGACTGGCTGTACGAGCAGTGCTGTCGAGAGTGGGGGACACCGGTTAACAGTGAGGGCGAGGCGCAGCCGCTGTTGATTTTAGGCATGGGGAAACTGGGTGGCGGCGAGCTGAATTTTTCGTCTGATATTGATTTGATTTTTGCCTATCCCGAAAACGGCGAAACCCAAGGGGGGCGACGCCAGCTCGACAACGCACAGTTCTTTACTCGCCTTGGGCAGCGCCTGATTAAAGCGCTGGATCAGGTCACGATGGAAGGCTTTGTCTACCGCGTTGACATGCGCCTGCGACCGTTTGGCGACGGCGGGCCGCTGGTGTTTAGCTTTAGCGCGCTGGAAGACTACTATCAGGAACAGGGGCGCGACTGGGAGCGCTACGCGATGGTGAAAGCCCGCGTGATGGGGGATGCCGGAGAACCTTACGCCGAAGAGCTGAAGCGCATGCTGAGGCCGTTTGTGTTTCGCCGCTATATCGACTTTAGCGTTATTCAGTCGCTGCGCGGCATGAAAGGCATGATTTCCCGAGAGGTTCGCCGCCGCGGGCTGGCGGATAACATCAAGCTTGGCGCTGGGGGTATTCGCGAGATTGAGTTTATCGCTCAGGTTTTCCAGCTGATTCGCGGAGGTCGAGAGCCGCAGCTACAGGGGAACGCGCTGCTGCCGACTCTGTTGGCGATTGCTGAATTGGAGCTGCTGACAAAGGAGCAGGCTGACGCGCTGCGGGAAAGCTACCTTTACCTGAGGCGACTGGAAAATCTGCTACAGGCCATTGACGATCAGCAGACTCAAACGCTGCCGACAGATGCGCTAAACCGCGAACGTTTGGCCTACGGTATGGGTTGCGTAGATTGGTCTGCGATGATGGCTGAGCTAGAGATCCATACTCAGGCGGTTCGAGAAATCTTCAGCTCGCTGATTGGCGAAGATGCGCAAGAGGGGGAAGAGGATCGGGGCTGTCAGGGATACGCCACATTGTGGCAAGACGAGTTAAGCGAAGAAGAGCTGACGGCGCTGATGCCAAAGCTGGACGAGGGGGTGCGTCGGGCGGTAGGCGAGCACCTTGACGCCTTTCGGCACGATCTGGACAAGCGCGCTGTCGGGCAGCGCGGGCGCGATGTTCTCGATCGCCTGATGCCAAGGCTACTGGCAGACGTTTGCCAGCGGAATGATGCCGACAGTCTGCTGCCGCGCTTGACCCACCTGATTGCCTGTATCGTGACGCGCACGACCTATTTAGAACTGCTGGTGGAATATCCGTCAGCGATGACCCACCTGATTCGCCTGTGCGCCGCGTCACCGATGGTGGCACAGCAGCTGGCGGACTACCCGATCCTGCTCGATGAGCTGCTGGACGTAAACTCCCTTTATCAGGCTATTCCGCTCAGCGCCTACCGCGACGAGCTGCGCCAGTTTTTGCTGCGGGTGCCGGAAGAGGACGAAGAGCAGCGGCTGGAAGCGCTGCGTCAGTTTAAGCAGACCCATATTTTACGCACCGCTGCCGCAGATATCTCAGGCGCGCTGCCGGTGATGAAGGTCAGCGATCACCTTACCTACTTAGCTGAGGCCATTATTGCCGCTGTAGTGAGGCAGGCATGGTTCCAGATGACCGCTCGCTATGGTCAGCCGACTCATCTGCACGACAGGGACGGACTGGGCTTCGCGGTGATTGGCTACGGCAAACTGGGAGGCATTGAACTGGGCTATGGTTCGGATCTGGACTTGGTATTTCTGAACGACTGCCCGGATAATATCTCCACAGACGGCCCGCGCAGCATCGACGGTAGGCAGTTTTACCTGAGGCTGGCGCAGCGCATTATGCACCTGTTTAGCGCCCGCATGGCGTCCGGCATTCTGTATGAAGTCGACGCTCGGCTGCGACCGTCCGGCGAGTCAGGTCTGTTGGTCACGACGCTAGCGGCCTTTGATGAGTATCAGCGCAAAGAGGCCTGGACTTGGGAACATCAGGCGCTGGTGCGCAGTCGGCTGGTATACGGCGATGCGCCGCTACAGGCCGCGTTCGATCGCGTTCGCCATGACACGCTGTGCCTTGAACGTGATGAAGAAACACTCAAGCGGGAAGTGCGCGAGATGCGCGAGAAAATGCGCGGTCACTTGGGCGGCAAGTCCGATACGCTGTTTGACCTGAAGGCAGATGAAGGCGGCATTACCGACATTGAGTTTATCGCCCAGTATCTGGTGCTGCGCTATGCTCACGACAAGCCGCAGCTGACCCGCTGGCCGGACAACGTCAGGATTTTTGAACTGATGGCTAACCACCAGATTATGGATGAAGAAGAAGCCATGGCGCTGACCCGTGCCTACGTCTCCATGCGTGATGAAATCCACCGGATGGCGCTGCAGGAAAAGGCCGGGAAAGTGACGATGGACGCTTTTCTCCCTGAGCGGGAACAGGTGAGAATAAGCTGGCAGAAGTGGCTTGGGGAATAA